The following DNA comes from Peribacillus sp. FSL E2-0218.
GTTATTTCTGAAGAGGAAAATGAGCATAAGGTTGATCCGCGATTTGCAAAGCTTGCCGACTTTTTTGACAACAATAAAGAATCTTGATTGGAACGGAAAATCGTTAATCCGATTTTTCCAGCTTTTTTATATTTTTTAAGGAGGTGGGAATAATGGCTGTACCTTTTAGAAGAACGTCGAAAACTGTAAAAAGAAAACGTCGTACACACTTCAAGCTTCAAGTACCTGGTATGGTAGAATGCCCAAGCTGTGGTGGAATGACTCTTTCACATCACGTTTGTAAAGAATGTGGAACATACAAAGGAAAAGAAGTTGTCGCAAAATAATTTCTTTTTCTACTTGAAAGCTTTGCTTTCTTGATGCAACACGCTAATCAAAGCGCAGAGATTTTCTCTGGGCTTTTTTTATAAGTTCATTTGGCGGAATATTCGGGAAACGCAACAACTTAAATGAAGAATATGGCGGAGGTGCTTACGTGAATCGGGTGATTAAGGTTGAAAAGGACTTGCGCGGTTTCATGAAGGTCATATTTAATAGACCGGAGAAAAGGAATGCCGTTAATTATCAACTTATGGACG
Coding sequences within:
- the rpmF gene encoding 50S ribosomal protein L32, which gives rise to MAVPFRRTSKTVKRKRRTHFKLQVPGMVECPSCGGMTLSHHVCKECGTYKGKEVVAK